From Chloracidobacterium sp. N, the proteins below share one genomic window:
- a CDS encoding VOC family protein, whose product MQATLYPFHLAFPVTDLAAARRFYVELLGCRVGRESDDWIDFDFWGHQITAHRITGGSALVAGHNPVDGKAIPVPHFGVVLDWETFHALAERLTQAGVTFVVPPYIRFAGQVGEQATMFFCDPAGNHLEFKAFRHAAELFAPQGAAGGQRTGGETIR is encoded by the coding sequence ATGCAAGCGACATTGTATCCCTTTCATCTGGCTTTTCCGGTCACAGACCTGGCGGCGGCCCGGCGCTTTTACGTCGAGTTGCTGGGCTGTCGGGTGGGACGTGAAAGCGACGACTGGATTGACTTTGACTTCTGGGGACACCAGATCACGGCCCATCGCATCACTGGCGGCAGCGCCCTGGTGGCAGGTCACAATCCGGTGGACGGCAAAGCCATCCCCGTGCCGCACTTTGGTGTAGTGCTTGACTGGGAGACCTTTCATGCGCTGGCAGAACGACTCACTCAAGCGGGCGTGACGTTCGTCGTCCCGCCATACATCCGCTTTGCCGGGCAGGTCGGTGAGCAGGCAACGATGTTTTTCTGCGATCCGGCCGGCAACCATCTGGAATTCAAAGCCTTCCGCCATGCCGCCGAACTGTTCGCGCCCCAGGGGGCTGCCGGGGGGCAGCGCACTGGGGGTGAAACCATCCGATAA
- a CDS encoding COX15/CtaA family protein — protein MTGERKGLTAGAPAEDRLRRFAWGVVGWNVLVIVWGAYVRASKSGDGCGSHWPLCNGEVVPPAGQFATFVEFMHRATSGIALLGVVALVIWSFRRFARGHHVRRAAGWSLAFILIEALIGALLVKLELVADNRSVARAVYMSVHLVNTFLLLGALTLTAYWISGFPPVRLSGHERTVRHLLASFVAALVVGVTGAIAALGDTLFPATSLAQGIAEEFSGLAHFTVKLRWLHPVAAVLASAVIVMAAARLRTGPATARMSAVVIAIVGAQFVLGIINVWLLAPIWMQLIHLFFADALWVALVLLAAAALGQDAEPVTPATLGARASRPQDDYAATGI, from the coding sequence ATGACAGGTGAACGTAAGGGATTGACCGCCGGGGCACCGGCTGAAGACCGGTTGCGCCGTTTTGCCTGGGGCGTGGTCGGGTGGAATGTGCTGGTGATCGTCTGGGGGGCTTACGTCCGGGCGTCAAAATCCGGCGACGGCTGCGGCAGTCACTGGCCGCTGTGCAACGGCGAGGTCGTCCCGCCGGCGGGACAGTTCGCCACGTTCGTGGAGTTTATGCACCGGGCCACGAGCGGCATTGCCCTGCTGGGTGTGGTGGCGCTGGTGATCTGGTCGTTCCGGCGCTTTGCGCGCGGGCATCACGTCCGCCGGGCGGCCGGCTGGTCCCTGGCCTTCATCCTCATCGAGGCGCTCATTGGCGCGTTACTTGTCAAGCTGGAACTTGTGGCCGACAACCGCTCGGTGGCGCGGGCGGTCTATATGTCCGTGCATCTGGTGAACACGTTTCTGCTGCTTGGCGCGCTGACCCTGACGGCCTACTGGATCAGCGGTTTTCCGCCGGTGCGGTTGTCCGGCCACGAAAGGACCGTCCGCCATCTGTTGGCGTCCTTCGTGGCGGCGCTCGTGGTCGGCGTCACGGGCGCGATTGCGGCGCTGGGCGACACGCTGTTTCCGGCCACTTCACTGGCGCAGGGGATTGCCGAAGAGTTTTCGGGACTGGCGCATTTCACGGTCAAACTCCGCTGGCTCCATCCGGTGGCGGCCGTGCTGGCGAGCGCCGTCATCGTCATGGCGGCCGCCCGGCTGCGCACGGGCCCCGCCACGGCGCGGATGTCTGCGGTCGTCATCGCCATCGTGGGCGCGCAATTCGTACTGGGAATCATCAACGTCTGGTTGCTGGCGCCTATCTGGATGCAGCTTATTCACCTGTTTTTTGCCGATGCCCTGTGGGTGGCGTTGGTGCTGCTGGCTGCGGCGGCGCTTGGTCAGGATGCCGAGCCGGTGACACCCGCTACCCTGGGAGCGCGGGCGTCCCGCCCGCAGGATGATTACGCTGCAACAGGAATCTGA
- a CDS encoding site-specific integrase, translating into MTGLRLAAGRLDACRWAFLARLGSETTRRVYAAALVQFDAWLREQDKGWLDATPEDVNAFCQFLLARVSPPTVGVRLTALRKFYTELAAHHLVERNPARIVGPSTRGRRETTVCDAPMLTALLALPDKRTLVGLRDACVLRLLGELGLRVSEICLLRQQDVVRCPAVETGLGLQVGRGTRWARTVGLSPAVKVALDDYLRRDLPLRRLAKGFGPEAALIQGTAANRPVGGRSLTPRFIFKLVRRYGELLDYPALNPQMIRRAARAKAPEEGLVTNV; encoded by the coding sequence ATGACCGGCCTCCGGCTGGCGGCTGGCAGGCTGGATGCCTGCCGGTGGGCATTTCTCGCCCGTCTGGGGTCAGAGACGACCCGGCGGGTCTATGCGGCGGCGCTGGTGCAGTTCGATGCCTGGCTCCGGGAGCAGGATAAGGGCTGGCTGGATGCCACACCGGAAGATGTCAACGCCTTTTGTCAGTTTCTGCTGGCGCGGGTATCCCCGCCGACGGTTGGCGTCCGGCTGACGGCACTGCGGAAGTTCTACACCGAGCTGGCCGCGCACCATCTGGTGGAGCGTAACCCGGCCCGGATTGTGGGCCCCTCCACGCGCGGTCGCCGGGAGACAACAGTTTGCGATGCGCCGATGCTGACGGCGCTTCTGGCGCTGCCGGACAAGCGTACACTGGTTGGGCTGCGCGATGCCTGTGTGCTGCGGCTGCTTGGGGAGCTGGGCTTGCGCGTGTCCGAAATCTGCCTGCTCCGGCAGCAGGATGTGGTGCGCTGTCCCGCTGTGGAAACCGGCCTGGGGCTTCAGGTGGGACGGGGCACCCGCTGGGCGCGTACCGTGGGGTTGTCGCCGGCGGTCAAGGTGGCGCTGGATGATTATCTGCGGCGCGATCTGCCGTTGCGTCGGTTGGCCAAAGGGTTTGGGCCGGAGGCGGCGCTCATTCAGGGCACGGCAGCCAACCGTCCGGTCGGGGGGCGTTCCCTGACGCCCCGTTTCATCTTCAAGCTCGTGCGGCGGTACGGTGAACTGCTTGACTATCCGGCACTCAACCCCCAGATGATACGCCGGGCCGCGCGTGCCAAAGCACCGGAAGAAGGTTTAGTGACAAACGTATGA
- a CDS encoding C25 family cysteine peptidase: MNRTRFWATVRPLYVLVLVGLLAGVVPPVVRRPEVRAAKTPLNAQMITVRDSNAPLGNGDFVGCSASPGLNTYYSVFIEVPSGTSRLTIDIYDADYGSTGGPSGVNRFDNRVGNITTNYSLFDPAGTSISLNTSLSDTGLNFTQGDNSAVGTNGPDTRAANNQWKNFFTRENPAAGHWELRIIQPGGGNSGVNPFGVAAHTLDPGANRDQNLGGPTTGRGLNMYFDPGIHLGPQNTERQPPITWNYYPYITSGCTCRANEFDWDASSGTGAITFVSRTGGYTRNIPTGTETLSPNGEWRSFVVGPWTTGVSAVDYGIWSNNITINGGSANHITYYIGNHAAAVPNTSGNNITLANWRQGDKFRVYFPGDAGATTAPVKPYMTQRLFHIGNPTNGPNPPCNGQTTFYRVRVDIVNPTDHDIVLDGTTIGTRTRRVVANIPTVTGVFYANESTYGGAQATQGTFTQPADDATSGSITWTPGTIAANSAASLFYVIRVSPTTGSPCVMNVTGTPGGTPEGTTAVWRDETGNTTQERATYTFGPLCELAVNRAGCTECGGSPQPVPTKVDLTDFEATRYATGDVLVQWATGYESAHLGFHLWRERDGRRERLTPELIAGSALLTSDALTAGQRYTWRDETARLVKGSAIYWLEAYDLDGSRQWYGPVTLRQTREAVPLALLKNSPLLGHSTSRLGRQIEDDAAPAGAELTGSKEASRYKAGAGVGPEQPGDLETQQWLAAQPAVKLRVTRTGWQRVTFGALTAAGLSPTADRERLQLYAHGRQVPLRVTAEGIEFYGVADDTPDSGERVYWLVEGRTPGNRVGPGAGAPMLRPTLQHFRSRVTRADKTIYFAALLNGDEDNFFGSVVTNSPVAQDIVVRDPATASGEPAQVSVELQGVSLGAHTVNVLWNGQPLGAVTYTGRSVGQATWTVPAEQVINGANTVTLQATEAGDVNLVKTLTVEYARQLQAADDRLLVHVPRTGGRHTLQVTGFTAPAVAFDITQPEAPVQLPVRMMGQTAMLGAAAGRDILLTTTGAMWSPQVEANTPSAWHRTDMAADFVILTHGAFRPAAERLARTRQAEGLRTVVVDITDVYDEWGYGAPSTAAVRAFLETAALRWARPARYVLLMGNATFDPRDYLGFGGHFIPTKLLAVGTLETAVDDWFGDFGGTGLAQLAIGRLPVRTPAEAEIVIGKILTYERAGAADWKQRVVVVADNPDDGGDFDQAATDIIGLAPDPAQVTPIRLSVLGAAGARAAVLAGFNSGAGLVNYVGHGSTQNWAAENLLTSADAAGLMNTGQPAIVVGMTCLNGFHHDLYTTSLGKALVLAPGGAVATWTSSSLTGSTEQHGANVGLLDALYGLEPAARLGDAIRRAKLGTNSLEVRRSWTLLGDPTLRVREVPRR, encoded by the coding sequence ATGAATAGGACTCGTTTTTGGGCCACAGTCAGACCGCTTTACGTGCTGGTGCTGGTTGGGTTACTGGCAGGGGTGGTGCCGCCGGTGGTCAGGCGGCCGGAAGTGCGGGCCGCCAAAACCCCGCTCAACGCGCAGATGATCACCGTCCGCGACAGCAACGCACCCCTGGGAAATGGTGATTTTGTGGGTTGTTCGGCTTCGCCGGGTCTCAACACGTACTACTCGGTGTTCATCGAGGTGCCGAGCGGCACTTCGCGGCTGACGATTGACATTTACGACGCTGACTACGGTTCGACAGGCGGGCCGTCCGGGGTGAACCGTTTTGACAACCGGGTGGGGAACATAACAACAAACTACTCCCTGTTTGATCCCGCCGGTACATCCATCTCTCTCAATACTTCCCTGAGCGATACAGGGCTGAACTTCACCCAGGGTGACAACTCGGCCGTGGGCACGAACGGCCCCGACACCAGAGCCGCCAACAACCAGTGGAAGAACTTCTTCACGAGGGAAAATCCGGCGGCCGGTCACTGGGAGCTGCGCATCATTCAGCCTGGTGGAGGTAATAGCGGCGTCAATCCCTTCGGGGTGGCGGCGCACACGCTTGATCCCGGGGCCAACCGGGATCAGAACCTGGGTGGTCCCACGACCGGTCGCGGGCTGAACATGTACTTCGATCCGGGCATCCATCTTGGTCCGCAGAATACTGAGCGCCAACCTCCCATTACGTGGAACTACTACCCCTACATCACCAGCGGTTGTACGTGCCGCGCCAACGAGTTTGACTGGGACGCCTCCAGTGGCACTGGCGCAATCACCTTCGTGAGTCGGACCGGGGGCTACACCCGCAACATTCCTACTGGTACTGAAACATTGTCTCCAAATGGGGAGTGGAGGAGCTTTGTGGTTGGTCCGTGGACGACCGGCGTCAGCGCTGTGGACTACGGTATCTGGAGTAACAACATCACTATCAACGGCGGCAGCGCTAACCACATCACCTACTACATCGGCAACCACGCTGCCGCCGTGCCAAACACTTCCGGCAACAACATCACTCTTGCCAACTGGCGGCAGGGGGACAAGTTCCGGGTTTACTTTCCGGGGGATGCGGGGGCGACGACTGCGCCGGTGAAGCCCTATATGACGCAGCGCCTGTTTCACATTGGCAATCCGACGAATGGCCCGAACCCACCGTGTAACGGTCAGACGACCTTCTACCGGGTGCGGGTGGACATCGTCAACCCGACCGATCATGACATCGTGCTGGACGGCACGACCATCGGCACGCGGACGCGGCGCGTGGTGGCAAACATCCCCACCGTGACAGGAGTTTTCTACGCCAATGAGTCCACCTACGGCGGGGCGCAGGCAACCCAGGGGACGTTTACCCAGCCGGCCGACGACGCCACTTCGGGGAGCATCACCTGGACGCCCGGCACAATTGCCGCCAACAGCGCCGCTTCGCTGTTCTACGTCATCCGGGTTTCACCAACCACAGGCTCACCCTGTGTGATGAATGTCACGGGGACGCCGGGCGGGACGCCGGAAGGCACGACCGCCGTCTGGCGGGACGAGACCGGCAACACGACCCAGGAGCGGGCGACCTACACCTTCGGCCCGCTCTGCGAGCTGGCTGTAAACCGGGCTGGCTGCACTGAGTGCGGAGGCAGTCCCCAGCCGGTGCCCACAAAGGTTGACCTGACCGACTTTGAGGCAACGCGCTACGCGACGGGTGATGTGCTGGTGCAGTGGGCGACCGGTTACGAAAGCGCGCATTTGGGCTTTCACCTCTGGCGCGAACGCGATGGGCGGCGCGAACGCCTGACGCCGGAACTCATTGCCGGCAGCGCCCTGCTGACCAGTGATGCCCTGACGGCCGGGCAACGCTACACGTGGCGCGATGAAACGGCGCGGCTGGTAAAGGGCAGCGCCATCTACTGGCTGGAAGCCTACGATCTGGATGGTTCGCGGCAGTGGTACGGCCCTGTCACCCTGCGCCAGACGCGCGAGGCTGTGCCGCTGGCGTTGCTGAAGAACTCGCCGTTGCTGGGACACAGCACGTCCCGGCTGGGGCGGCAGATTGAGGATGATGCCGCACCGGCGGGTGCCGAACTGACCGGCAGCAAGGAGGCTTCCCGGTACAAGGCCGGGGCTGGCGTCGGGCCGGAGCAGCCGGGCGATTTGGAGACGCAGCAGTGGCTGGCGGCGCAGCCGGCGGTCAAGCTGCGGGTGACGCGGACGGGGTGGCAGCGGGTGACGTTTGGGGCGCTGACGGCGGCGGGGCTGTCGCCGACGGCTGATCGGGAGCGGCTGCAACTGTATGCCCACGGGCGGCAGGTGCCGCTGCGGGTGACGGCTGAGGGCATCGAGTTTTACGGCGTGGCCGACGACACGCCGGATAGCGGCGAGCGGGTCTATTGGCTCGTCGAGGGACGGACACCGGGCAACCGGGTGGGGCCGGGCGCTGGCGCGCCCATGCTGCGCCCGACATTGCAGCACTTCCGCTCGCGGGTGACGCGCGCCGACAAGACCATCTACTTTGCGGCGCTGCTCAACGGCGACGAGGACAACTTCTTCGGCAGTGTCGTCACCAACAGCCCCGTAGCGCAGGACATCGTGGTACGTGATCCGGCGACGGCGAGCGGCGAGCCGGCGCAGGTGAGCGTCGAGCTGCAGGGCGTCTCGCTCGGCGCGCACACGGTGAACGTCTTGTGGAACGGGCAGCCGCTTGGCGCGGTGACGTACACCGGGCGGAGTGTGGGGCAGGCGACGTGGACCGTGCCGGCCGAACAGGTCATCAACGGTGCGAATACCGTGACGCTTCAGGCGACGGAAGCCGGGGATGTCAACCTGGTCAAGACGCTGACGGTCGAGTATGCCCGGCAGCTTCAGGCGGCGGATGACCGGTTGCTGGTTCACGTACCACGCACGGGCGGGCGGCACACGCTGCAGGTGACAGGCTTTACGGCTCCGGCTGTTGCCTTTGACATCACGCAGCCGGAGGCGCCGGTGCAGCTTCCGGTGCGGATGATGGGGCAGACGGCGATGCTGGGGGCCGCGGCAGGGCGGGACATCCTGCTGACGACAACGGGGGCGATGTGGTCGCCGCAGGTCGAAGCCAACACGCCTTCAGCCTGGCACCGCACGGACATGGCGGCCGATTTCGTCATTTTGACCCACGGCGCTTTCCGCCCGGCTGCCGAACGGCTGGCCCGGACGCGGCAGGCGGAAGGGCTGCGGACGGTCGTCGTGGACATCACGGATGTCTATGACGAGTGGGGCTATGGCGCGCCCTCCACGGCCGCCGTGCGGGCGTTTCTGGAGACGGCGGCTTTGCGCTGGGCGCGGCCGGCGCGGTATGTGCTGCTGATGGGGAATGCGACCTTTGACCCGCGCGACTATCTGGGCTTTGGCGGGCACTTCATTCCGACGAAGCTGCTGGCGGTCGGCACGCTGGAAACGGCCGTGGACGACTGGTTTGGCGACTTTGGCGGGACGGGACTGGCACAGCTAGCCATTGGGCGGTTGCCGGTCAGGACGCCGGCCGAAGCGGAGATTGTCATCGGCAAGATACTGACCTATGAGCGGGCCGGCGCGGCCGACTGGAAGCAGCGGGTGGTGGTCGTGGCGGACAATCCTGACGACGGCGGCGATTTTGACCAGGCGGCGACAGACATCATCGGTCTGGCGCCCGATCCGGCGCAGGTGACGCCCATCCGGCTGAGTGTGCTGGGTGCGGCCGGGGCGCGGGCGGCCGTGCTGGCGGGCTTCAACAGCGGAGCGGGGCTGGTCAACTACGTTGGGCACGGTTCAACCCAGAACTGGGCGGCCGAGAACCTTCTGACCAGCGCCGATGCGGCCGGGCTGATGAACACGGGGCAGCCGGCGATTGTCGTCGGGATGACCTGCCTGAACGGTTTTCACCACGACCTGTACACGACCAGCCTGGGCAAGGCGCTGGTGCTGGCGCCGGGCGGGGCGGTGGCGACGTGGACGTCGTCGTCGCTGACGGGCAGCACAGAGCAGCACGGGGCGAATGTGGGGCTGCTCGATGCCCTGTACGGGCTGGAGCCGGCCGCGCGTCTGGGCGATGCCATCCGGCGTGCGAAGCTGGGGACGAACAGCCTGGAAGTCCGGCGGTCGTGGACGCTGTTGGGCGACCCGACGCTGCGCGTGCGGGAGGTACCCCGGCGGTAG
- a CDS encoding S26 family signal peptidase codes for MTDVCWTTLVRSLLAQGCPVRFTAPGRSMAPTIADGETITVRPLGADEQPGRGEIVLAQVDGRLIAHRIIAVRSAADDTWFVLRGDAQGQATDVVPRRAILGRVLLPPRSCRARLAGAVRRFGQRCARWKPFLKPVLEKTP; via the coding sequence ATGACCGATGTCTGCTGGACGACGCTGGTCCGAAGTCTTCTGGCGCAGGGCTGTCCGGTGCGGTTCACTGCGCCGGGGCGCAGCATGGCGCCGACCATTGCCGACGGCGAGACGATTACCGTCCGGCCGCTGGGCGCCGATGAGCAGCCGGGGCGTGGGGAAATCGTTCTGGCGCAGGTGGACGGCCGGCTGATTGCGCATCGCATCATCGCAGTTCGTTCCGCTGCTGATGACACGTGGTTTGTACTGCGCGGCGACGCCCAGGGGCAGGCAACCGATGTTGTGCCGCGCCGGGCGATTCTGGGGCGCGTGCTGTTGCCGCCACGTTCCTGCCGCGCACGGCTGGCCGGGGCCGTCCGGCGGTTCGGGCAGCGTTGTGCGCGGTGGAAACCTTTTTTGAAGCCTGTATTGGAGAAGACGCCATGA
- a CDS encoding radical SAM/SPASM domain-containing protein: MESVSYAELSRRLHGRLLAGRIPLEATFEVSRRCPLVCQHCYNNLPMNDHAARRRELSLDEYRRIFDEIAEAGTLWVLFTGGEIFARRDFLDIYTEARRRGFIITLFTNGTLLTPRIADYLAEWRPFAIEITLYGHTRETYERLTRVPGSYDRCHQGIRLLLERRLPLKLKTVGTTINKDEIFAMRDFAESLGVPFKFDSMINPRVDCSQSPLEVRLTPEEVVELDLRDPRRMAEWRALNDRYRTAAMAPYVSNTVYDCGGGVSSFAVNPYGEMSICVLSQVDTYDLRHGSFREGWEQFLRRVRMQPRTRPAKCTSCEIRPMCTSCAAVNELENGDKEAAVDFFCRTNHLRAYLLGLDLKPNPLCEYRPGSERYEDIQASVAALRARARELGVDLSFKPRRTLPVLQGHPTAASQTL; encoded by the coding sequence ATGGAAAGCGTCTCTTACGCGGAACTGAGCCGCCGGTTGCACGGGCGGCTGCTGGCCGGGCGTATCCCGCTGGAAGCCACCTTTGAGGTGAGCCGCCGCTGTCCGCTGGTGTGCCAGCACTGCTACAACAACCTGCCAATGAACGACCACGCCGCCCGGCGGCGCGAGCTTTCGCTGGATGAATACCGGCGGATTTTCGACGAAATTGCCGAAGCCGGAACGCTGTGGGTGCTCTTTACCGGCGGGGAAATTTTTGCGCGCCGGGACTTTCTGGACATCTACACCGAAGCCAGGCGCCGGGGTTTTATCATCACGCTGTTCACCAACGGCACGCTGCTGACGCCGCGCATTGCCGACTATCTGGCTGAATGGCGTCCCTTTGCCATCGAGATCACGCTCTACGGCCACACCCGCGAAACCTATGAGCGGCTGACCCGCGTGCCCGGCTCCTACGACCGCTGTCACCAGGGCATCCGCCTGCTGCTTGAACGCCGGCTGCCGCTCAAGCTCAAGACCGTCGGCACGACCATCAACAAGGATGAAATCTTCGCCATGCGCGACTTTGCCGAGAGTCTGGGTGTGCCGTTCAAGTTCGACAGCATGATCAATCCACGGGTTGACTGTTCGCAGTCGCCGCTGGAAGTGCGCCTGACGCCGGAAGAAGTCGTCGAGCTGGACCTGCGCGATCCGCGCCGCATGGCCGAGTGGCGCGCGCTCAACGACCGCTACCGGACGGCTGCCATGGCCCCCTATGTCTCCAACACCGTCTATGACTGCGGCGGCGGTGTCAGTTCCTTTGCCGTAAACCCATACGGCGAGATGTCCATCTGCGTGCTGTCGCAGGTGGACACCTACGACCTGCGCCATGGCAGTTTCCGCGAGGGCTGGGAGCAGTTTCTGCGGCGGGTGCGCATGCAGCCCCGAACCCGTCCGGCCAAGTGTACAAGCTGTGAAATCCGCCCGATGTGCACAAGCTGCGCGGCCGTCAACGAACTGGAAAACGGCGACAAGGAAGCCGCCGTGGATTTCTTCTGCCGGACAAATCATCTGCGTGCCTATCTGCTTGGGCTTGACCTCAAGCCCAACCCGCTGTGCGAGTACCGTCCGGGAAGCGAGCGTTACGAGGACATCCAGGCTTCTGTAGCGGCCTTGCGCGCCCGGGCGCGGGAACTCGGTGTTGACCTGTCGTTCAAGCCCCGCCGGACCTTGCCAGTGCTTCAGGGACACCCGACGGCGGCATCCCAGACACTGTAA
- a CDS encoding PqqD family protein, producing MSNLVKKLPCVTRRIADETLLIPIRGQAADLDAIYVLNDTAALLWSQLDTTGDVAALGAVLCEAFEVSPEQAAQDVAEFLAALEESGIIEVPCAASSAA from the coding sequence ATGAGCAACCTTGTCAAAAAACTTCCATGTGTGACGCGCCGCATTGCCGACGAAACCCTATTGATCCCGATTCGCGGGCAGGCGGCTGATCTGGATGCCATCTACGTCCTGAACGACACGGCCGCCTTGCTCTGGTCACAGCTCGATACAACCGGAGACGTAGCTGCGCTCGGCGCGGTGCTCTGTGAGGCTTTCGAGGTGTCACCGGAACAGGCCGCGCAGGATGTCGCTGAATTTCTGGCCGCACTTGAGGAAAGCGGGATCATTGAGGTTCCTTGCGCGGCCAGCTCGGCTGCCTGA
- a CDS encoding NAD+ synthase translates to MKIALAQINTMVGAFVANAAKVRQYAMRAALQGARLVVFPELTIPGYPPLDLLDRPAFIARNLAALDDLVRFSATVDTALLVGFVAENPDDFGKPLYNAVALLEGGELRAIRYKTLLPTYDVFDEARHFEPSERREIIRWNGYRLGVCVCEDAWNSREFWDTHLYDIDPVRELAEQGAQVIINVSASPFHRGKGALRQAMLAHHASTLKVPVVLVNQVGGNDSLVFDGRSLVLDAQGELVLEAHAFQEDLRIVDLADLPAPITPRITDEVADIHDALVLGIRDYLGKCGFRQAVVGLSGGIDSAVTAALAVQALGPENVTGVAMPSKYSSDHSLEDAAELARNLGIGFHVVPIEPAVSAMTQMLTPAFGFPPHGVTEENLQARLRGVTLMAFSNQSGALVLTTGNKSELAVGYCTLYGDMCGGLAAISDVPKTDVYRLAAYINRHRVVIPTRTITKPPSAELRPDQTDQDTLPPYDILDAILERYIERYQSLDEIVAEGFDRATVEYVARLINRNEYKRQQAAPGIKVTPKAFGRGRRVPIAAVIES, encoded by the coding sequence ATGAAAATTGCGCTTGCCCAAATCAACACCATGGTCGGGGCTTTCGTCGCCAATGCGGCCAAAGTCCGCCAGTACGCCATGCGAGCCGCGTTACAGGGCGCCCGGTTGGTCGTCTTTCCCGAACTGACGATTCCGGGATACCCCCCGCTGGACCTGCTCGACCGCCCGGCTTTCATTGCGCGCAACCTGGCTGCACTGGATGACCTTGTGCGCTTCTCCGCCACCGTGGACACCGCCCTGCTGGTGGGGTTTGTGGCGGAAAATCCCGATGACTTCGGCAAGCCGCTCTACAATGCCGTTGCCCTGCTCGAAGGCGGCGAACTGCGCGCCATCCGCTACAAGACGCTGCTGCCCACCTACGATGTCTTTGACGAAGCGCGGCATTTCGAGCCGTCCGAGCGGCGGGAAATCATCCGCTGGAACGGTTATCGGCTGGGGGTCTGCGTCTGTGAAGATGCCTGGAACAGCCGCGAGTTCTGGGACACCCACCTGTACGACATCGATCCCGTCCGCGAACTGGCCGAGCAGGGGGCGCAGGTCATCATCAATGTCTCCGCCTCACCGTTTCACCGGGGCAAAGGGGCGCTCCGGCAGGCCATGCTGGCCCATCATGCCAGCACCCTGAAGGTGCCCGTGGTGCTGGTCAACCAGGTTGGCGGCAATGACAGTCTGGTGTTCGACGGACGCAGTCTGGTGCTCGATGCGCAGGGCGAACTGGTGCTCGAAGCCCACGCCTTTCAGGAAGACCTCCGCATCGTTGATCTGGCTGATCTGCCGGCGCCCATCACACCCCGCATCACCGACGAAGTCGCTGACATCCATGACGCGCTTGTGCTGGGCATCCGGGATTACCTGGGCAAGTGCGGTTTCCGCCAGGCCGTGGTGGGCCTCAGCGGCGGGATTGACTCGGCCGTGACGGCAGCCCTGGCCGTGCAGGCGCTCGGGCCGGAAAACGTCACCGGAGTGGCGATGCCCTCGAAGTATTCTTCCGACCACAGCCTTGAAGACGCCGCCGAACTGGCCCGCAACCTGGGCATCGGCTTCCACGTCGTGCCCATCGAACCAGCCGTCAGCGCCATGACGCAGATGCTGACGCCGGCCTTTGGCTTTCCCCCGCATGGCGTGACCGAGGAAAATCTCCAGGCCCGGCTGCGCGGTGTCACCCTGATGGCCTTTTCCAACCAGTCGGGCGCGCTGGTGTTGACGACCGGCAACAAGTCGGAGCTGGCGGTGGGGTACTGCACGCTGTATGGCGACATGTGCGGCGGCCTGGCCGCAATTTCCGACGTACCCAAAACCGATGTCTATCGCCTCGCGGCCTACATCAACCGGCATCGGGTGGTCATCCCGACCCGTACCATCACGAAACCGCCTTCCGCCGAACTGCGCCCCGACCAGACGGACCAGGACACGCTCCCGCCCTATGACATCCTCGATGCCATCCTGGAGCGGTACATCGAGCGGTACCAGAGTCTGGATGAAATCGTGGCCGAGGGATTTGACCGGGCCACGGTCGAGTATGTCGCCAGACTCATCAACCGCAACGAGTACAAGCGACAGCAGGCCGCACCCGGCATCAAGGTGACGCCCAAGGCGTTTGGCCGCGGCCGGCGCGTGCCGATTGCCGCCGTCATCGAAAGCTGA
- a CDS encoding HU family DNA-binding protein, producing MAAKAPKSTATKATTKAKATAPKEEAPAKKAPAKKAAAKPMTKTEIVNHFAEKFGFPKQKVREFFDEQARLAAAQAKVGFTIPGVGKLVVREYKAREGRNPRTGEKIKIKARKRLKFVISAAAKKAAGFE from the coding sequence ATGGCGGCCAAAGCTCCAAAATCCACGGCAACCAAAGCCACCACCAAGGCCAAAGCCACAGCTCCCAAAGAGGAAGCGCCGGCCAAAAAGGCGCCGGCCAAGAAAGCGGCAGCCAAGCCGATGACCAAAACCGAAATTGTCAACCACTTCGCCGAAAAGTTCGGCTTCCCGAAACAGAAGGTGCGGGAATTTTTCGATGAACAGGCCCGGCTCGCCGCCGCACAGGCCAAAGTCGGCTTCACGATTCCAGGGGTCGGGAAACTGGTTGTCCGGGAATACAAGGCGCGGGAAGGGCGCAATCCACGCACCGGCGAAAAGATCAAAATCAAAGCCCGGAAACGGCTCAAGTTCGTCATTTCCGCCGCTGCCAAAAAAGCGGCCGGTTTCGAGTAG